In the Streptomyces sp. 3214.6 genome, CCGAGTCCGTCCGCCCCGGCACGGCGCTGGTCGCGGTCAGCGCCGCGCAGTCCGCCGACGGCCGGATCGCCGACCTGCCCGCCCTGCGCGAGGCCGCCCGCGCGCACGGGGCGCGCACCTACGTCGACTTCTCGCAGGCCGCCGGCTGGCTGCCGGCCGACGCCGACGCCCACGACTTCTCGGCCGCCGTCTCCTTCAAGTGGTTGCTCGGCCCGCACGGCGCGGCCTTCCTCGTGGTCCCGGAGGACTTCGGCGGGCTGTCGCCGATCCTCGCGGGCTGGGTCGCGGGCGAGGCACCCTGGGACAGCTGTTACGGCCCGGTGGCCGAACCCGCCCACTCGGCACGGCGGTTCGACCTGACGCACGCCCTGTTCACCTACGCAGGACTGCGCCGCTCCCTCGAACTGGTCGAGGAACTCGGCGTGACGGCGATCGGCGCCCACGACCGCGCCCTCGCCGACCGCTTCCGCACGGGACTCGCCGCCCTCGGTCACGAGCCGCTTCCCGCGCCCGGCTCCGCGATCGTCTCCGTGCCCGAACTGGGCTATCGGCAGCCCGAGTTGGACGCCGCCGGTATCCAGGTCTCCGACCGCTCCGGCAACCTGCGCGCCTCCTTCCACCTCTACAACACACCCGCCGACGTCGACCGCCTGCTGGACGCGCTGTCGCGCTGACACCCCGGCCTGCACTGCCGGCCCGCAACTGCCCGGGTCGGCAGCCGCCGGGGTGTCGGCGGGTCGTCAGCGGACCGGAGTGAAATCCCTTGCTCCGATGAACTCCGG is a window encoding:
- a CDS encoding aminotransferase class V-fold PLP-dependent enzyme, encoding METFESLVRTEFTPKTTYLNTASNGLLPARTVAALHEAALLRAEGRPLTPLHEDVEACRAAYARLAGVPVTRVALGASVAAHTGVIAASLPAGAEVLTAEDDFTSVLNPFHVRGDLKVRAVPLERIAESVRPGTALVAVSAAQSADGRIADLPALREAARAHGARTYVDFSQAAGWLPADADAHDFSAAVSFKWLLGPHGAAFLVVPEDFGGLSPILAGWVAGEAPWDSCYGPVAEPAHSARRFDLTHALFTYAGLRRSLELVEELGVTAIGAHDRALADRFRTGLAALGHEPLPAPGSAIVSVPELGYRQPELDAAGIQVSDRSGNLRASFHLYNTPADVDRLLDALSR